Below is a window of Frigoribacterium sp. SL97 DNA.
CGTCGCCTTCGAGGGCTACGACGAGCCCGTCGCGTTGACCACCGAGGCGGTGAGCGACCTCGTCGAGGCGTTCCGCGTCGCCGCGCGCCGCTCGATCGACGCCGGCTTCGAACTGATCGAACTGCACGCCGCCCACGGCTACCTGCTGCACCAGTTCCTCTCGCCGCTGAGCAACTCGCGCGACGACCAGTACGGCGGGTCGCTCGAGAACCGTGCGCGCTTCCTGCTCGAGGTCGTCGCGGCCGTCCGGGCCGAGGTCGGCGACGAGTACCCGTTGCTCGTCCGTTTCTCGGCCACCGACTGGGCCGACGGCGGCTGGGACGAGGACGACACCGCCACCGTCGCGGCCTGGGCGCACGAGGCCGGCGCCGACCTGTTCGACATCTCGACCGGCGGCCTCGTCGCCGGCGTGAGCATCCCCGTGGGCCTCGGCTACCAGGTGCGCTTCGCCGAGCACGTCCGGACGCAGGGGCGCGTCGAGACCGGCGCCGTCGGCCTCATCGTCGGCGCCGAGCAGGCGAACGAGGTCGTGGCCAGTGGCCAGGCCGACGTCGTGCTGATGGCGCGCGAGTTCCTGCGCGACCCGCACTTCCCGCTCCGCGCCGCGGCCGAGCTCGGGATCGAGCTCGACTACACGCCGCCGCAGTACCAGCGGGCGCCGTTCCGCGCGCACTGAACCGGGCGCGGCCGGCCGAGCACGGCCAGCCG
It encodes the following:
- a CDS encoding NADH:flavin oxidoreductase/NADH oxidase — encoded protein: MTTLVTNAAQTAPAPTTPSDSPVGLFDPITLRGQAFRNRLWVAPMCQYSAELEDGVPTDWHLVHLGSLARGGAGAVIAEATSVTPEGRISPQDLGLWNDAQVEAFRPITSFIRSQGSVPGVQLAHAGRKASTFRPWSETQGTVPAEQGGWTTVAPSAVAFEGYDEPVALTTEAVSDLVEAFRVAARRSIDAGFELIELHAAHGYLLHQFLSPLSNSRDDQYGGSLENRARFLLEVVAAVRAEVGDEYPLLVRFSATDWADGGWDEDDTATVAAWAHEAGADLFDISTGGLVAGVSIPVGLGYQVRFAEHVRTQGRVETGAVGLIVGAEQANEVVASGQADVVLMAREFLRDPHFPLRAAAELGIELDYTPPQYQRAPFRAH